The following nucleotide sequence is from Actinomycetota bacterium.
CGCGGCTTGCGAGTCGGCCAGCGCCGCGTGCGCCTTGTCCTCCGCGCGCTCGGGCTGGTCCTGCTCGAGCGCGACGACGGCCTCCGCCCAGGACACCCAGGGGAACCGGGCCCCGACTTCGGCCGCCCACGTCGCTGCTCCCTCCACGAGAAGGGCGGCTTCGACCAAGTCCCCGGCCAAGGCTGCCGCCTCAGCGGCGAGCGACGCGTTCCAGATCACCGCGATGTGGACATTGAAGGCGCGCGCGGTCTCGGCTAGCACCCGGAACTCCTCAAGCGAACCTGTCGCGTCGCCGCGGGCGCGAGCCAGCAGCGCAACCTGCTGTTGGCCGTGTCCCGCAGCCAGCGGGTGGCCCGACACTTCCGCGAGCGAGCCCGCCTCGTCCAGCAACGGCTGGACCCCATCGAGGTCTCCTCTACGGATCAGCAGTCCGGCGCGGAAGGCGCGGAAGATCGACTCGCCCGCCGGCAGCCGGGCCCGGCGGGAAATCTCCAGGCCCTCCCGGCAGGCCTGCTGGGCCAGGTCGTCGCGCCCGGCGAAGAAGTGGATGAGGAACAGATAGTTGGCCGCCTGGAACTCTGCGTACAGCTGTCCGTAGCGGCGCGCGAGGTCGGAGGCGCTTTCGAACAGCAGCCGCGCCTGCCGGTGATCGCCTGTTGCGAACGGGAACTGCCCCAGGCCGCTCAGAGCGGCGGCGAGCGCAGGCCCGCCCCCCGATCGCTCCGCGAGCTCCCGTGCTTCGGACAGAGACTCGGCTGCCTCCTGATGTCGTCCCGACCACAGCGCGGCCGTTCCGATAGCCAGCAGTGCCTCGCCGGCGGCGCGTTCGTCGTCCTGCGCCCGCGCGAGTTCGAGCGCGTGACGTCCCAGCCGCTCGGCGGACGGCAGGTCCCAGCGCGTGCCCGCCAGCCGGGCGGCGGCTATGAACGCCCGCACCCGGCGGTCGTCCGGACACGTACCGGATGCCAGCGCCGATTCCAGGACGCGCAACGGGTGGCCGGTATGCGAACTGAGCTCCCAGTACCTGCTGCAGGCGAGCATCACGGCTGCGTCCCAGTCGCCGTTGTCCACGGCCCGGTCCAGGGCCGCGGCCAGGTTGGGCTCGTCGGGCCGCAGGGCGTCCAGCCACTCCAGGACTTCGGGACTCTGCAGCCTGGGCTCGATTCTTTGCAACAGGGACCGAAAGTGTTCGAGGTGGCGGTCGTGCGCCTCGTCCTCCTTGCCTGGATCGGCCGACAGCCTCTGAGCGGCGTACGCGCGGATCGTCTCCAGCATCCGGTAGCGGGCTCCCGGACCCGATACGTCCGCCTCCACCAGGGACTGGTCCACGAGCTCAGCGATCACATCGGCCACCTCTTCTGCAGGTGTCCCGGTTCCCGATGCCACGGCCTCGGCGGCCTCGAGGCTGAAGGGGGCCGGGAAAACCGACAGGGCGCAGAACGCGCTGCGGGCGCGCTCGTCCAGCAGGTCGTAGCTCCATTCCACTGACGCCTCGAGCCGCCGCTGGCGCGGAACCACGTTGCGTGCCGAAACCGCGAGCAGCTTAAAGCGGTCCTCCAGCGCGTCGGCGATCTGCTCCACCCCCCGGATTCGCACTCGGGCGGCCGCCAGTTCGAGCGCAAGGGGCATGCCGTCCAGCCTCCTGCAGATGGCTGCCACGGACGTTGCGTTTTCCGGCGTGAGCTCGAAGTCGTTGCGTGCCCGGCGGGCTCGCTCGACGAACAGCCGGACGGCGTCCGACGAGGCAACCGCATCGAGGCTGGGGGGCGGCTCCTCCGCGGGAACGGGAAGGGAGGGGACGCGGAACAGGACCTCGCCCTCGACCGCGAGGGGGGAGCGCGACGTGGCCAGAACCGTCAGCCGAGGGCATCGCTGAAGGAGGTGGTCGACCGTGCCTGCGCAGGCTTCCGCTAGGTGCTCGCAGTTGTCGAGCAGGACGAGGCGGTGCTCGGACTTCAGCCGGGCTGCCGCGGAGGCCAGAGCTCCGCCTCCGGGCTGCTCGGTGACGCCGAGGGCATCGGCGATCGCGGACGGGACCGCCTCCGGCTTGGAGACGGATGACAGGTCCACCCACAGGGGGGCCTGGCTGTACTCCGGTCCAAGCTCGACCGCCAGGTGCTGGGCCAGCCGGGTCTTGCCGCACCCTCCGGATCCGGTCAGGGTGATCAGCCGGTGCTCCGACAGAAGTCTCCGCAGGTCCCTGCGCTCGACCTCGCGTCCCACAAAGGTGGTGAGCCGGGTGGGAATGTCACCCGAAGCCACGGTCTCTGATCGGCCCATCAGCACGTCCCCCTGCTGCCCGGACTCCATAATCGCGCCTTCGCCGACGGCGTACGTCGGCCGGAGGTCGGCGCTTTGTAACCCGCCTACGGCTCGGGATCTCAGACCTTCGGCCGATGTTTTCGGCCCCCCCGGCAAGCCACTGTCGACTCACAGACCTTTTCGGACAGGGAGAGCGACGGATGAGCGGCAACAACGGCCACGGTTCCAGCGTCCCGCAGAGCGTCCAGCTGTGGGGCGGGTCCATCGTCTTCCGGGAGGCGGGCGACGACGTGGATGTTGCCGAGCTGACAGCCGATCCGGGTTTCGCCCCCACACCCCACGTCCACCACCGCCATCACGAGCGCTTCTTCGTGCTCGAGGGATCCTTCGAGTTCCTGGTGGGCGACGAGGTCGTCCACGCCGGCCCGGGTGCGTTCATCGACGTGCCGCCGGGGGTGGTCCACGACTTTCACAACCCGGGTCCCGGACCTGCTCGGCTGCTTGGGCTGGTGTCGCCCGGAGGCCTCAACGGGTACTTTCTGGAGGTCGAGCGGCATATCCTCGAAGGGACGCTGAACGAGGCGACGCTGGCGGCGCTGCGGGTCAGGTTCCAGACCGACAACGTGCCCCTCGTGTGGCGTCCGGAGCCATCGCGGGCGGAGGGGTGATCTCGTGCGCTGGGCGACGCTGACGCAACGCTACTCCCCGCTGGGGGCCCTGGCGCTCGTGCAGGTGCTCGTCATCGTGCTCGCGCCCTCGGTACCGGTCGAGCGTGGCGCGGTTGGTGCGTTCGGCAGGCCTCTCGCCGACGGCGAGGAAGCACTTTCCGGTGAGGCCGCGGGCGCCGCCGGCGAAGCCCGTCTGACGGAAGGCCAGGCGGCAGGCGAGCGATCGGGGAGCGCCACGGCCGGTAGCCGCGCCGGGGCCAAGGCCGGACCCGGCGGCATCGCGGCCGCGCCGGGCGACCGCAGCCACTGCAAAGGCATGAGCCAGTTCGACGGGATCACTCTGCCCCCACCCTGCGTGCCGAAGTGGACGGGCGGCAACAACGGCGGAGCGACCTACATGGGAGTCACGCCGACATCCGTGAAGGTCGTGCGCTACGACCAGATGGACGATCCGTTCCTCCAGGGCCTCATGAAGGAGATCGACCTCGCCGCCACCGACGCGCAGGAAGAGGCCTTTATGCAGGCGGCCGAGAAGTTCATCAACCAGCGATTCGAGCTCTACGGACGCAAGATCGAGTTCAAGACGTTCAAGAGCAAGTGCAAGCCGCTGCCGCCCGAGCCGACGTGCGTGCGTCCGGAGATGGCGCAGCTGGTGGAGACGGAGAAGCCCTTTTTCGTCATCTGGAACTCGCCGATCGCCTCGGCCGGATACGACGAGCTCAGCGCGCGCCGGGTGCTCAACGCCGGCGGATGGCAGTTCTCCGACCGCTTCCACACCGACCGCCGTCCATACCACTGGGACGTGTTCATGTCGGGCACCCGCACCGTCCAGCACCTGGCCGAGTACTGGTGCAAGCGGCTGGCCGGACGCCCGCCCAGGTTCGCCGGTCCGGCGGCGGGCAAGTTCGACG
It contains:
- a CDS encoding LuxR C-terminal-related transcriptional regulator; this translates as MGRSETVASGDIPTRLTTFVGREVERRDLRRLLSEHRLITLTGSGGCGKTRLAQHLAVELGPEYSQAPLWVDLSSVSKPEAVPSAIADALGVTEQPGGGALASAAARLKSEHRLVLLDNCEHLAEACAGTVDHLLQRCPRLTVLATSRSPLAVEGEVLFRVPSLPVPAEEPPPSLDAVASSDAVRLFVERARRARNDFELTPENATSVAAICRRLDGMPLALELAAARVRIRGVEQIADALEDRFKLLAVSARNVVPRQRRLEASVEWSYDLLDERARSAFCALSVFPAPFSLEAAEAVASGTGTPAEEVADVIAELVDQSLVEADVSGPGARYRMLETIRAYAAQRLSADPGKEDEAHDRHLEHFRSLLQRIEPRLQSPEVLEWLDALRPDEPNLAAALDRAVDNGDWDAAVMLACSRYWELSSHTGHPLRVLESALASGTCPDDRRVRAFIAAARLAGTRWDLPSAERLGRHALELARAQDDERAAGEALLAIGTAALWSGRHQEAAESLSEARELAERSGGGPALAAALSGLGQFPFATGDHRQARLLFESASDLARRYGQLYAEFQAANYLFLIHFFAGRDDLAQQACREGLEISRRARLPAGESIFRAFRAGLLIRRGDLDGVQPLLDEAGSLAEVSGHPLAAGHGQQQVALLARARGDATGSLEEFRVLAETARAFNVHIAVIWNASLAAEAAALAGDLVEAALLVEGAATWAAEVGARFPWVSWAEAVVALEQDQPERAEDKAHAALADSQAADNDIVALESLEVLACARARRGDASAGPLLRAVETIRRDRRWAPSPQWAQRVAEAGAQSGKDALAEGASMSLSEAVAYARRGRGERKRPAFGWESLTPTELSVAELVAEGLSNAGIAARLFVTPATVKTHLTHIYAKTGATSRVQLAKAFTENQR
- a CDS encoding cupin domain-containing protein, which encodes MSGNNGHGSSVPQSVQLWGGSIVFREAGDDVDVAELTADPGFAPTPHVHHRHHERFFVLEGSFEFLVGDEVVHAGPGAFIDVPPGVVHDFHNPGPGPARLLGLVSPGGLNGYFLEVERHILEGTLNEATLAALRVRFQTDNVPLVWRPEPSRAEG